A genomic stretch from Pristiophorus japonicus isolate sPriJap1 chromosome 6, sPriJap1.hap1, whole genome shotgun sequence includes:
- the LOC139265870 gene encoding ubl carboxyl-terminal hydrolase 18-like yields the protein MQTILEQPFQETTHMRLPHRGKLRKSPKLLLYSQKKGYVGLVNQGATCYLNTLLQTFFMTAEFKKIICRLPAEKKRSTSICYQLLKLFKELEEHHGYAVTTDGIIISLGMNRQDVLEQQDLEEYFRLILNKVATELNGSDILQLYLSKVTHSLMCLECYAESSEESLFLDIPLPIQPFSSVEKSFEEFLKAEILNGPNMCYCDKCKVKTKTKSRYYFEQLPKILTLHLKRFMYDAYRMNYIKLNTSIDIPATLKFLQKNKSQNAGKAEWCLSPVATQSTVAYELFAICEHLGEYGNGHYVSRIKSCTNKWYCFNDSKVTEISLDFTRRKETDNASNGFHVSSSTAYVLMYRRKDQNTNSECGERENNQSAEEVKHMSEDKKIEDGEGKAKGEEGEEEESRVVTERTALKSSRINMKITANAMVDKEHGNFYNLTTIIEREKLIQVQEKGELEQSNQKEVEKARKPVKENRTKIGKIGKNTVKAEGNAEELIVCEVAAVETSGEPKEEGKGDDISGRNDQMVEEDLRMRNQEKMVVDSKTLKYEACSKRWILCCSVIVIFCVSFLSCPFHPYLLSLPIPLATSNLSSARKGQHSGLESCPSQLPIPLHVRSIEGQDGKKVIKSTQVETHHWNESLSCGEQPGCPNRN from the exons ATGCAAACAATACTGGAACAG cCCTTTCAGGAAACCACACATATGAGGCTTCCACACAGGGGCAAGCTTCGCAAGTCCCCAAAACTGCTGCTGTACTCACAAAAGAAAG GCTATGTTGGACTGGTTAACCAAGGAGCTACTTGTTATCTTAACACGTTGCTTCAGACTTTCTTCATGACCGCAGAATTCAAGAAAATTATATGCAG ACTCCCCGCAGAGAAGAAAAGGAGCACAAGCATCTGTTACCAATTGCTGAAGCTGTTTAAAGAGTTAGAAGAACATCATGGATATGCTGTGACTACAGATGGCATTATTATAAGCCTGGGGATGAACAGACAAGATG TTTTAGAACAGCAAGACTTAGAAGAATATTTCCGGCTCATATTGAACAAAGTCGCCACTGAGCTCAATGGATCAGACATATTACAG TTGTACCTGAGTAAAGTGACTCATTCCCTGATGTGCCTGGAATGCTATGCAGAAAGCTCAGAAGAAAGTTTATTTTTGGACATTCCTTTACCGATTCAGCCCTTCAGTTCTGTG gAAAAATCGTTTGAGGAATTTTTGAAAGCTGAAATCTTGAATGGACCCAACATGTGTTACTGTGACAAATGCAAAGTGAAAACTAAAACCAAATCG AGATACTATTTTGAACAATTGCCAAAGATACTGACTCTGCATCTGAAAAGATTCATGTATGATGCCTACAGAATGAATTACATAAAGCTGAATACTTCCATAGATATTCCAGCAACACTAAAGTTTTTGCAGAAAAACAAG AGTCAGAATGCTGGTAAAGCAGAATGGTGTCTGAGTCCTGTAGCAACCCAG AGTACCGTAGCGTATGAGCTGTTTGCAATATGTGAACATTTGGGTGAATATGGCAATGGCCATTATGTTTCACGCATTAAATCTTGCACAAACAAGTGGTATTGTTTTAATGATTCAAAGGTCACTGAG ATTAGTTTAGACTTTACAAGACGAAAGGAAACTGACAACGCATCAAATGGATTCCACGTCAG TTCCTCTACCGCTTATGTGCTGATGTATAGGAGAAAGGATCAGAACACCAACTCAG AATGTGGTGAAAGAGAAAATAATCAATCTGCAGAGGAGGTGAAGCACATGTCAGAAGACAAGAAGATAGAAGATGGAGAAGGGAAGGCAAAAGGggaagaaggagaagaggaggaatcaCGAGTGGTAACTGAAAGGACAGCATTAAAGAGCAGTAGAATTAACATGAAAATAACAGCGAATGCAATGGTAGATAAAGAACATGGTAACTTTTACAATCTGACAACAATCATAGAAAGAGAGAAGCTGATTCAAGTACAGGAAAAAGGAGAACTGGAACAGAGCAATCAAAAGGAGGTGGAAAAGGCAAGAAAGCCAGTCAAAGAAAATAGGACAAAAATCGGGAAAATAGGAAAAAACACAGTGAAAGCAGAAGGAAATGCAGAGGAACTGATTGTGTGTGAAGTTGCTGCAGTGGAAACAAGTGGTGAGCCAAAAGAGGAAGGTAAAGGTGATGACATTTCAGGGAGAAATGATCAAATGGTTGAAGAAGATTTAAGAATGAGAAACCAAGAGAAAATGGTGGTAGATTCCAAAACATTAAAGTATGAAGCATGTTCCAAAAGATGGATACTCTGTTGCAGCGTTATAGTTATCTTCTGTGTTAGTTTCCTTTCATGTCCTTTTCATCCCTATTTGCTCTCACTTCCAATACCTCTAGCCACGAGCAACCTTTCTTCAGCCAGGAAGGGGCAGCACTCTGGGTTGGAATCCTGTCCATCGCAGCTGCCGATCCCACTCCATGTTCGGTCAATAGAAGGACAAGACGGCAAAAAAGTTATTAAATCCACTCAGGTTGAAACTCATCATTGGAATGAATCACTTTCATGTGGTGAACAACCTGGTTGCCCAAACAGGAACTGA